ATGGAAGTAAAGCAACCCTCAAACATGACACACAAAGTACCCCACATTTTCTTATGTGTGAAACCTGAAAAGTAAACCGATAGTAATAGGTTTGAGCCTGACCCAACCATAGAACAGGGCCTGGGCTTGGGCCCGAAAAAGTATCAAGGAGAAAAGGACCCGTTGGTCAAAAATCTGTAACTGTCTAAAAGAGTAAAAGGCGACTTGtgttttcatataaaagtaTTTCGACATCATTGCTCATTTTCCATGTTTCCCTTAACACATCAACACAttcctacattatataaatctcacttcaaaatttgttagttattgcatATATGGCATACTTAAAAATGcaaaaaagcccaaaaatcattacaatattgctccttagaaggtctacggattagttacttttataagaagttcaaattttcgaaaacggattagttatgctttcaagaagttcaaattttcaaaaatttgaatatgtaaccgttcgtgtattgcttgtggcggttacttccttgcatgtctatgtctatataaggccactttcattcagttttaaggcatttcaaaacgtaaacacataacagatcaattttagcatggcttcactaaaccatgtttcaattagaaatttgcgtccaaataataagccatgtacgataacggttagaatttgcggctatggaagcaacctctatatggagatgttaataacataggtagtattgagatgatcctgatggacgaacatgtaagtattcattgtttgtgaaaattcttttttgattagattactttttaacataactttctttcgaatttataactagttttttaacattctaatgtataaacattttcattttgacagtttgataaagtggttgttgttgcaacaatcggttttattccaactgaccagttatggtattcaatggaatgtgtgaactgttctcaagaagttaagttgaccgatctctacatggatgcagtcgacattattgatgctttaagggacaacaaaatgtggatttgttgttcatgtaacaaggaaggagttctcatcaatcctatgtatatatttatatttcatattaaaactctataatcattaagttgtgtggtaaaattgtatctctgtttttttttttttttggtaggtttaatgtgcaagttaggattgtatatgccactggtgctattggagttaaaatgaatgatcaacaaatttcaaatcttatacaaagaacagcctatcaaatttgtgatgaaaattatgaggtatatttggtttattttagtgctaaataagacttttctatgcattttaagtcattaattttttttaaaatggtcattagttgtaataggagtacatttacttcgctacatgcatgcttgaactggtgttaaagaaattatttaaggttataacGCATCTAcatgggtctatatatcaaagtggggaaaaattcatgatatctatcacatccaggtaaccaacataatccttcttatatgcgcctactatgggcaatccattttataatttttcttcggcgtgcaatgtacgcgttttaagccctcgtgtatcattaataaatcccaaggtatatctagcattcttcttctttaaattaatcaactcataagaatatttttattatgtccaactcagttatatttattcattgatacaatcttaaaataaagtttaagaaaaattatttagagtcgtccgtgcatcgcacggggtctaagcactagttatatataaatagtacTATTTTTCAGCCCTGATGGACGAATAGCCTTAAAATATGTATATCAAAGatgaatatcaaaataataacatgTGTTAGATGATGATAATTAACATGTATTGGGTCTAAATTTTTAACATGAATCAACGTTGTCTTTCTTTttatctaataataaaaaatatcaaaatatatgtaatattcTAAATGTCATCTAGAAATTTCAAATTTCTTGTAGTGATCCTAATAAATCATACGCATATCAAGTCAAACTATTCTATATAACAGTTACTTTTAAGTCTCACGTGGAAAAAAAAGTGGAAATATACATAGATCGGTAAAAATGATCAACGTTGGGTGCATGTTTTAAAAGTGGAGCCCCCACTTTCGTATCGAGACAACGGGAATGGACGAACATGGGAAGTTATTGATTAGTCCAAATATCCGCCATTTAAATCCTTGATTAGTAGTACGtttttttcccccaaaataATCCATGAACCAAATCCAGATTATAGTTTTTAAAACACAAAttcattataaaaacaaaaacaacattgGTAGAAACGTTGTTTTGCAAGGCAAGGTACTCAATATATACAGATTGCTTCAATCGAAAGTTGCACGCTGAAGAAATCTCATTTTTTGGACAACAAATTCTATAGCAAGCAATTAACTTCCTTCTTGTGCAGGAATTCCAATACATTATATTGTAATTTTTCCATCtttctaatttatttaatttcttcGATTCGTACTTTTATAATCAATATCATCAGGTTCTATTTCTATAATTTGGTCAACTCGATCGAGTTTGTTTTCATTTCTTCAATTTGCctgatttttttaaattattgatgtcatgttgttttttaactttttttgacTCATATTAACCCCGCTTTTCATCTATCAATgacttttgttttatgtttatgcgctttttttttaatacaaattgCTCTGTATAACCCAACAGACCGACCCAATATGTTTCTtcgtacttttttttaaaatttttttaacaccaAATTCTGTTTTGTATTAGTCGTTGTGTCCattgaattatattatttagattttagaGATATATAATACTACCATTGTTCTGTTTAGAAAATGTCACCTAACACTATATATGTAGGATATATGTCCATGAAAAAACACGATAATTAGATAATATATTTTCAGTCAAAGCACAGTCTCAAGCACCATTATATTGTACTAACATTTTCGTACATTCTTATTGTATTCAATGTTGTAATTTGCAATAAAGAACATAAAGCGTGTTGGTCTATAGTCCTTGCATATATACTTTTGTAATAgcatatttatatatcaaagaTTAAAGGCAGGTCTAGTCCCATTGTCTCCCTACATTGTTATGACATTTTGTTCTTTCGGctctttttttatatcataagGTACCTTAActttataatgtatatatattatttcctTTCTGATGAAAAATTATAGGCTTGATCAATCTATGCCTTCTTTTATTGGCCAGACATACTAATCAAttcattttgatacattttgtcactttttaaaagttaataagCGTAATTCAATTCCTTCTTTCTTATTCTAacatgtttatctttttttcgTTGTAACCAACAGATTTATAGACAAAGAGGAAGTGTTGTACAAGGGGTTTGCTAGGATTAATTGTAGGTGTTCGAATTTTtgtactatttaaaaaaaaaaaattaaaagaatctGTCGAGGATGAAGGATCATTTCGTGTTGCTGGTTGATCGTTTGCTCACTGAATCCTCAATCGAGGATGTCATTAAGAGCCAAAATGATAGAATGCATGATCCGGGGAATTCAGAAAATGATGAGGAAATGGCTTCTCACAGGATGGATCTCACATTATTGCCAAAGAAACTTGCACAATGCAGGATCTGccatgatgaagatgaagacttGAACATGGAGACTCCGTGTGCTTGTTGTGGCAGCTTAAAGGTTGTTGTTCTCAATTATTTCggtttataataaattaatctcaccctgataaaaataaaagtacgtAAGAAGTAGATGATCATGAGCTTCACTAATTAATTGTAAATCAATGTCACAAACTGATCATGTGTATTTGGTTATATATGATAGTTTCATTTGGTTAATCTCTTCAACATGTATACAGTATGCACATCGCAAATGTGTTCAACGCTGGTGCAACGAGAAGGGAAACACCGTATGTGAGATTTGCCTCCAGGTTTGTCCTCCATAATGAGAATTTAAATATGagtaatcatatatatatatatatgactaataTGATaagattaatatataatatgcaTAAACTATTAAGCATATAGAGCAATCTGTTATATGCTAAAGCGAGATTTTTAGGCATGTTTGGAGGTCTACCAAATTAGTCACATGTGTCatttttaaactatatattaaGGCACTCTTTTACAAAATGGTCAAATAAAGATTGTTTCTATGAGCATATTCAACACGTACGTACGATGATCAGTTAATTTGAATATTTCCTTATTTTTGTCTGAGCTTCAGTCATTCAAGCCTGATTATACGTCACCACCTCCGTTATATCAATGTGATGGCATTCCGACAGATTTCAGGTGTAGTCAGAGATCAAGaatttatatttacatacaagTTTGCAAGATTTATGTCTCATTGATATAAGTTTAATTGGTTGATTATGTGTATATTATTAGGGGAAATTGGGAGATTTCTCGTACAGATCTCCACAATTTGCGGTTTTCAGCAATGGTTTCTGCTACTCATGATGAGCCCGACTTTGATGAGTATACAACTCCTAGTTCAACAAGCTTGATTTGTTGTCGTGTGGTTGCTATACTTGTATGTACTTTTatcatttctttaattttttaaaatttgttttaagaacacaaattttaaaaaatctaagtttttcatccatatatatatttgcagtTTATGACTCTTCTCGTGTTGCGCCATACTTTACCAATTGTTGTCAATGGCACAGGGGGATACACTATTACAGTGTTCACGGTATGTGACTCGCacttattatttgttttgttcTAAAAGTTAATCTTATTTCTTTAGTTTTGATATACTTATTGTGGTTAATGCAGTTGATCATGTTAAGATTCATCAGTGTTCTACTCCCAGTATACATCATAGTTAGAGCTTTTGCTATTGTTCAACGTCGCCAGCAACCACAGgtaaattatttatgtatttgtttcaaaaataaatatatatatttgacattttGACCCACAACGTACGTACCTCTTGTAAAATGACaacctttttattatttagCTCTGAAATTTGTGTTTGTAAAATTGAATTGGCAGAATCTTGGGTACATCCCTTCAGAAGAACAGAACAATCTTGCACAATCGCCTACTTATTTACCTCTTGTTCATATACATTGAACTCGATGTTATGGATTTCTAAAACGCTAAACCTTAAACACCGAGTACAAAGTTTAGTTGTATAGACAGTTGACTAGACATTTTAGGAGGATGGGTGATGTATATAAAGTAATTTCGTTTCgaatttcattaatttaattagaCATTGATTGTGTTACAAAAAGTTGTGTTTTAAATTGCAAGTAGTTTATCGTTGCTTCCAAAACAAAGAGTAGTACATAGCTAGGTGATAGGTTTACAAAGAGTATTAAAACATTCTTACTGGTTTTTCCTTATttgaattaattttcatatctttCCCAAATCCCAAATGGTGCTTATTATCATATCAAATTCATCTCATATTGTTCTCAATTAATTTCATGCTAGCAATGAACAAACACAGAATCTCAGAGTATTATTGTTTCCTTAATGCGttgattaaaaaatgaaaaggtcATTGTATTAAGAATGTCGACCAAATACATGAGTTTTACCAAGCAAATGAGCCCAATTAAAAGCtaaatgcaaaaataaaagataaaaaaacagGTTACTTTGTTTTcctatttttaagaaaaaaaaaaatttctttatattatatttaaaaaaatatattcttatAAAAGCCAAATTCATTTACTTAAATCTAAAGTTATTGACTAGTATTTAGATTTTACCACAATCTTgcaaatttatatatagttaagatGAAACAAAACTTGAATTTCAATGGAATCTCCTCACCAGGGATAGGAACAACTTAGCTCCCTTTTGTTCAATGGGGTTTTGTAATGGTTTGAagcaaatttctaattttgtaaTAGAGAAAATTATCTAtgtataacaaataaaatatatatactagttggTTTGGCTAGAGTTCGTGGttgtatttataaaaatgaaataaaaagaaagcaaaaaacTGCTCAGTGCGGTTTTCTTcgagttttgagccccaatacctcgacggtatatgaaaaaattaagtTGTAGGCAAACCCTACCTCTATCTGAGTAGAGAAGTTGCTTCCatgttctacctaaatggtagaaaagaccatCTAACatttgcatgagatgaggatcAAACTCATGACAATTGTCTCTGTATGGACAAGAAATCCACTTAGATATAGGGTGTGTACactatatttttacatatttacttttacattaataatataCTACCATTAGTGATAGACATTGCATTACACGGATGCCCTCCTAgttcttaattttttatttacaaacttgaatataaaaaaatgttatatgcTGTTAAATCAAGTTCTTTGACTTCATtattggaaaaataaaaaacctaacCCCCAAAGGTATCTGCTtgacaaccctaaataatactcgtattatgGTTACATTGAAAACCCAAAACCAAGGTGACAAAAAGTTGCAAACAAAACATAACCGTAGATCAACGAGGTCGGTGAATGAACGGATGAGATGAAAGAAGTGTAAAACAGGTAGGTATATAAGCACACGTACGTATGGTCTCAAAAACCAACATTAGAAAACGGAACCCCACACACCTCTCTTCTCTCCATTCGATCTCGGTAACTATATAGCTCTCTTTCGATCTGattattatatctatacatacatacacatatatcttTATCATTATATGTTGTATTGTAATATGCTCAATTTGTTATGTATCTTGTTACTTGATCGATTCaatgtatataaattttgattttgtttgtgaTTTAAGCAAGCGATTCTTTTGCCTTCAAATCAAATCAGTTTTATATCTGAACCtgattaatttttatgttttctgtctttaattattgttttatgcTATTTAATTATGGTTATTTATTGAATCCTGATTGTTaggttatataattttttgaaaaaaaaacttgcttgatatataaaaaaaaaaagttgtttgttTGGTGTTTTTAGTTAACTAAACCACCCCTCTGatatttatacaattttaaGTGAATGTTTAGCTTCCACGGGTCAATCGTCTACAAAAGTTTACATTCTATCTTTAGTATCAAAAGCATGCTTtactttttcattatttttaacaTGGTTACATAGGTTTGTTAAAATAACGTTTTGCGTTGATCTAATTATTTTAGTAATTAGTAATTTGGTTGAAACATCATCTTTATGTACCGTACTTACTGAGAGGTATACATATAGTAGTTTTTTATGGTCAAACTTTTGTCCGAGTAAATGCATTTCTGTACGTGCTTGCTTTACCTTTGCCTTTTGTTGTCGCTCTTTGTCACCTTGTATGTCTATCTGTATTTGAATTCCTTCAGTAACAAATTATGTGCTAAGCTTGAAGTCTATCTAATGATTGACAAAAAGAATATTGATCAAGTCTTAACTAGCTACATTGTCAAGGGTATTTGTTGGCTGTATGTGGTTTCTGTTAAACCATTTTATACGTAATGAGATACATCTGTAATacatgatgtatatatatggtgtaAATCTTATTAATCTTATAATATCATATGCTCTTTTGAAGGTTGTGTTGCTAGCTGTTCTTGACGAATTGCAAGTTGGAGCAAGTGAAAAGTATTAAGCGTTTATTAATGTCCGAGCAGGCTATTTTGTACTTGGGGTATATTGGGTTGCTGGGAGAGTATTGTCCTATATTTAAGGAGAAAACTCCTATCTTTTCGAAAACAGTTGGTTGTATGCATCGAGCGCCATTTCAGGAACATATACATTCACCATTGCTGATCGTTCCGTTTAACTTTGTGCCAAAAAATCTTTTACAGATCACCTCTGTTATCTCGTTATTCTGATATTTATTGTCCACGCTTTCTGTACTCAAACCAAACATGGCGTTACAGAATATTGGTCCCAGCAACAGGGATGATCCCTTCTACAGGTACAAGATGCCAAAGATGATCACTAAGATCGAGGGTCATGGAAATGGCATTAAAATCAATATAGTCAACATGGTTGATGTTGCCAAAGCTTTGGCAAGGCCGGCTTCTTACATTACCAAGTATTTTGGCTATAAGCTTTGTGCCCAATccaaatttgatgaaaaaactGGGGTATCACTCGTCAATGGCTCTGATACAGCAACACTGGCTGATTATCTGGAGAAATTTATTGAGGAATATGATCTGTGCTACGGTTGTCGCAACCCGGAGACTGAGATAGTAATAACGAAGACTCAAATGGTGCAGCTGAAATGTGCTGCATGTGGTTTTGTTTCTGATGTGGATACGAGAGACAAGCTGACATCATTTATTTTGAAGAATCCACCTGAGCAGAAGAAAAACTTCAAAGACAAAAAGCCTATGAGGAGGGCTGAGAAGGAACGTCTAAAGGAAGGCAAGGCAGCTGATAAGGTAATGAGGAAGTTGACGAAAGATGTGAAGAAGACTAAAGATGGGCATGGACAAAGTACTTCAAAAAAGAAAGGTAACGGGTCTGATGAAGATCGTGTTTCTCCAACTGTTAGTCTGGCTGGTGACAAAGACGATTCTGAGGAAGATGATGACGTCCAGTGGCAGACTGACACATCACCAGAAGCAGTTCGTCAGCGTATTCAGGAACAGCTTAGTACTGTTACTGCTGACTTGGTCATCCTTACAACAGTGGAGGAGCCTGTGAAGAAGGTTGCCAAGCCTATTCATGAGGAGAATTCCAAACCTGCCTAATGGCAATGCGAGTCCCAAGAAGCTTGTTGACATTGctaaagaaaatttgaaaaaaaatgttggcCCAAAGGAAATTTTGGAGACACTATCCGGTTCACACCAGGAAAATGCAAGTGCTCTTTATGAGGCTTTACTTGATGGGGTGGAGAAAGGGTTTGCAAAGCATCTTCTTAAGAAAAAAAGCTATTTAGCTGCTATTGTGGTTGAAGGGGAGGATTCACATCTCGTTCTGTTACGTGCTATTGAGGAGTTCTGTGGCAAGTCAAACCAAAATGCAGTGAAGGAAGTGCCCCTTGTTTTGAAAGCATTGTATGATGCTGATATTCTGGAAGAAGAATATGTCGTGAAGTGGTATGAGGATGGACTCAACAGTGAGAATAAGAGATCCTCTATCTGGAAGAACGCCAAGCCTTTTGTGGAATGGCTTCAGAGTGCTGAATCTGAAAGTGAAGAAGCATAAGAGGTTATGCTGCTCTCTCTATCTATGTGTTTTAACTACTTATATTTGGTATTCTGTTTCAACTGCTACCTCTTTGTCATGTGTTATGTTTGTATGCGTTTGAGACACCACGTTTTTTGTTGGCATCTTTTATTTGATAATAAATTTGTTGGCATCGTGGTTAAATGTGAATTAATGATGTCTGAAATCTGGGTCCATTATGTTATTTCAACTTGTGATCTGAAGATTGCATCACCGCAAAACGGATGATGATGCTATCCCCATTTGTAGGAGCATTCATCTGCAAGTAGTCGAAGCAATGCTTGAAAGTTTAGTTCAACACTTTTCTGCAATCTTATTGCAATGCACGACCTATTATTACTTTAAAAATTTGCAGATTGCTTATTATcgtaatatgaa
The Erigeron canadensis isolate Cc75 chromosome 2, C_canadensis_v1, whole genome shotgun sequence DNA segment above includes these coding regions:
- the LOC122590210 gene encoding uncharacterized protein LOC122590210; this encodes MKDHFVLLVDRLLTESSIEDVIKSQNDRMHDPGNSENDEEMASHRMDLTLLPKKLAQCRICHDEDEDLNMETPCACCGSLKYAHRKCVQRWCNEKGNTVCEICLQSFKPDYTSPPPLYQCDGIPTDFRGNWEISRTDLHNLRFSAMVSATHDEPDFDEYTTPSSTSLICCRVVAILFMTLLVLRHTLPIVVNGTGGYTITVFTLIMLRFISVLLPVYIIVRAFAIVQRRQQPQNLGYIPSEEQNNLAQSPTYLPLVHIH